In one window of Reinekea forsetii DNA:
- a CDS encoding DUF349 domain-containing protein, which yields MFKKLFSRKSPPITGTPAKAKATPAPAVVQADSLPELAAKIVSAPGKAQAPLWTQLTEAIKQGTYSLAEVSAHLTGLPGIMFLVQHGQPTEAVSQVQWHDIALTGHMASVRKVAATELTDADLLAALAKETKGKDKSVHRIATDKLDRLATDKKAAQALLDKQEAVLDAMRRLAHGSLEPMYIAKYKGLLEQWGELKNISDVLQAEFEVNRAVAQAVFTPVKPKSASVPTDPEASALDDNAAPIEAILSTDLALEPEAEPIAAELPAIDRQPMVEALVKWMCQFIEVGDFSAEKIAAAEHFLDEMQAQWQQSEPLGAVIKADAEAFRQACRSYSLGLPKLSKLIAQHGELATIPDQLLVDGKSADKLVHELEDWLHEMAPVISTESPEVVIALRQGLQRYQENLTAHRQQEMSQVRAIRGQLRSCLSAVQEGQIRRASGLYHGVEDLLKDFDLSHHAGVHKQLDETTAALAKLRDWQAFAVLPKKEALIRRMTALTEQSLDPEFRAQSIRDMQDEWKTLSRGLQDQQQDLWEEFHRLAQLAYEPCREFFTEQRHLREVNLSKRKEVVEQLEVYCQLVDWQNPDIKEIDRVLQIARNDWTKYTPVDRIANRALQQAFDKSHRTLFDRLRQEQAVYKASKVAIIEQAKVLLTQEDIRSATDQVKKLQQQWKAIGMVGRRDEQTLWLDFRKVCDQIFARKDEQVIAFKADLEVNKEQADLLLGKMASIVDSAELLAHADDFAQFKQQFLALGTLPKAHYQRMSTQYQDLCNAFDAARTQKRVELTDQDWQALFAWVRSARFSGQSDAESRAAWQSLTIPDPAKPLIQALTGWHQPVEDLNQQTLHEKTIDLEIMTQSESPAEDATIRMQLKVHRLATSMGAVTTDADINQLVVEWLAQGAVKQDAYNALEARMLAARKRWLK from the coding sequence ATGTTTAAGAAGCTCTTTTCGCGTAAATCACCGCCCATCACTGGCACGCCAGCCAAGGCCAAAGCGACTCCGGCACCGGCCGTTGTGCAAGCCGATTCACTGCCTGAGCTGGCAGCCAAAATTGTCAGCGCGCCGGGCAAGGCCCAGGCGCCCTTATGGACCCAACTAACCGAAGCGATTAAACAGGGCACCTATAGCTTGGCGGAAGTAAGTGCTCACCTGACCGGCTTGCCGGGCATAATGTTTTTAGTCCAGCACGGGCAGCCGACCGAGGCTGTCAGCCAAGTGCAATGGCACGATATAGCGCTGACTGGCCATATGGCCTCGGTGCGCAAAGTGGCCGCCACGGAACTGACCGATGCCGACTTACTGGCCGCCCTGGCAAAAGAAACCAAGGGTAAGGATAAATCTGTCCATCGTATTGCGACCGATAAGCTCGATCGCCTAGCGACGGATAAGAAGGCCGCCCAAGCCTTACTGGATAAGCAAGAGGCGGTGTTGGACGCCATGAGGCGACTGGCGCATGGGTCCCTCGAGCCGATGTATATCGCCAAATACAAGGGCTTATTGGAACAGTGGGGCGAGCTCAAGAATATTTCGGACGTGCTCCAGGCCGAGTTTGAAGTTAACCGCGCAGTGGCTCAGGCGGTATTCACCCCGGTCAAGCCCAAATCGGCATCGGTCCCTACCGACCCTGAAGCGTCCGCGCTAGACGATAACGCGGCCCCAATTGAGGCCATACTGAGTACTGACCTTGCTCTAGAGCCGGAAGCGGAACCCATTGCGGCCGAGTTGCCGGCAATCGATCGACAGCCGATGGTCGAGGCATTGGTTAAATGGATGTGTCAGTTTATTGAGGTTGGCGATTTCAGTGCTGAAAAAATCGCCGCAGCCGAGCATTTTCTCGATGAGATGCAAGCTCAATGGCAACAGTCCGAGCCCCTGGGCGCGGTGATCAAGGCCGACGCCGAGGCTTTTCGACAGGCCTGCCGGAGCTATAGCTTGGGCCTGCCCAAACTAAGCAAATTGATCGCACAGCACGGTGAACTGGCGACCATACCCGACCAACTCCTGGTCGACGGCAAATCGGCAGACAAGTTGGTGCATGAGTTGGAGGATTGGCTGCACGAGATGGCGCCTGTCATCAGCACCGAGTCACCTGAGGTTGTCATCGCGCTGCGTCAGGGGCTGCAGCGCTATCAAGAAAACCTGACCGCGCACCGGCAGCAGGAAATGAGTCAGGTGCGTGCCATTCGTGGCCAGCTGCGCAGTTGTCTATCGGCTGTCCAGGAGGGCCAAATTCGGCGCGCCTCGGGTCTGTATCACGGCGTCGAAGACCTGCTCAAGGACTTTGATCTAAGTCATCACGCCGGTGTGCACAAACAACTTGACGAAACCACCGCAGCCTTGGCCAAGCTGCGCGATTGGCAAGCCTTTGCCGTGTTGCCAAAAAAGGAAGCCTTGATTCGACGCATGACGGCCCTGACGGAGCAATCGCTCGATCCAGAATTCCGTGCCCAATCGATTCGGGATATGCAGGACGAGTGGAAAACCCTGAGTCGAGGTCTGCAGGATCAGCAGCAAGATCTATGGGAGGAGTTTCATCGCCTAGCCCAACTGGCCTATGAGCCGTGCCGCGAGTTTTTTACCGAGCAGCGTCATCTGCGCGAAGTGAACCTAAGCAAGCGCAAAGAGGTGGTGGAACAGCTTGAAGTCTATTGTCAGCTAGTCGATTGGCAAAACCCGGATATTAAAGAGATAGACCGAGTCTTGCAGATCGCTCGTAACGACTGGACTAAGTACACCCCTGTGGATCGGATTGCCAATAGGGCGCTGCAACAGGCATTCGATAAATCCCATCGCACCCTGTTTGATCGACTGCGTCAGGAGCAAGCCGTCTATAAAGCCAGTAAGGTAGCCATTATCGAACAGGCCAAGGTCTTATTGACGCAAGAGGATATTCGCTCGGCCACCGACCAGGTTAAAAAATTACAGCAACAGTGGAAGGCCATAGGCATGGTCGGCCGCAGAGACGAGCAGACTCTATGGTTAGACTTCCGTAAAGTGTGCGACCAGATTTTTGCGCGTAAAGACGAGCAGGTTATTGCCTTCAAGGCCGACCTGGAAGTGAACAAGGAACAGGCTGATTTGTTGCTCGGCAAGATGGCCTCGATTGTTGACTCGGCGGAATTGTTAGCCCATGCCGATGACTTTGCCCAGTTCAAACAACAGTTCCTCGCCCTGGGCACATTGCCCAAGGCGCACTACCAGCGAATGTCGACCCAGTATCAGGATTTGTGCAATGCCTTTGATGCCGCCCGGACCCAAAAGCGGGTCGAACTGACCGACCAGGATTGGCAGGCCCTGTTTGCCTGGGTCCGGTCAGCCCGGTTTAGTGGCCAGAGCGACGCCGAGTCTCGAGCCGCTTGGCAGAGCCTGACCATACCCGATCCAGCCAAGCCACTCATACAGGCACTAACCGGCTGGCACCAGCCGGTGGAGGATCTGAATCAACAGACCCTGCATGAGAAGACCATTGACCTGGAAATTATGACCCAGAGTGAGAGCCCGGCCGAGGACGCAACCATCCGGATGCAGCTCAAGGTGCACCGTCTGGCGACCAGCATGGGCGCCGTCACCACCGATGCCGATATCAACCAATTGGTGGTCGAATGGCTGGCCCAG
- the sbcB gene encoding exodeoxyribonuclease I has translation MQTPQSGDMTLLWYDYETWGANPQRDRLAQFAAVRTDLELNPIGSPIDLLCQPALDTLVDADAVAITGLSPLDLAARGLSEWDFAQQIHQHLSLSGTCSVGYNSIRFDDECTRYLLYRNMLDPYAREWKNGNARWDLLDVVRMTHALRPDGINWPTRDDGTPSFKLEHLSAANGLAHAKAHDAVSDVLATIALAKLIKQRQPKLYDYAFSLRSKHRVRQHIDIEGRQPHLHFSGKIPALEHCMGIEIPLMMHPERNNEVIVIDIRNDPSWLLAHDAQTLKTWLYSKAADLPEGATRPPFKTVHLNRSPMIASMTLLDAVTAERLDVDLVRIQVHQAIVEAHPELRALALAVFTEQDRREPPADPEHALYSGFIDDHDRNLLNRMASDRIHKERWLDETHLLHDDRLPPLVESALARNFPSALSDAQFAGWKNSRLGVLEDPDRGQALSISSALERVAAKLLDSPEHAALLDTQAYLLQRQSYWFGAAPLATHKASVEDSAPPAESETDAPDSNLNDQMDLF, from the coding sequence ATGCAAACACCCCAATCAGGTGACATGACCCTACTATGGTATGACTACGAAACCTGGGGTGCCAACCCCCAGCGCGACCGCCTGGCGCAATTTGCCGCGGTGCGCACCGATCTGGAGCTGAATCCGATTGGCTCGCCCATCGATCTGCTCTGCCAACCAGCACTCGACACCCTGGTGGATGCCGATGCGGTCGCCATTACCGGTTTATCGCCACTCGACTTGGCCGCGCGTGGCCTGTCAGAATGGGACTTTGCCCAACAGATTCATCAGCATTTGTCGCTCTCGGGCACCTGTTCGGTGGGCTATAACAGTATTCGCTTTGATGATGAATGTACCCGCTATTTACTCTATCGCAATATGCTCGACCCCTATGCACGTGAATGGAAGAACGGTAATGCCCGCTGGGATCTGCTCGATGTAGTGCGCATGACCCATGCGTTGCGGCCCGATGGCATCAATTGGCCGACGCGGGACGACGGCACACCCTCCTTCAAGCTCGAGCACCTGAGCGCGGCCAACGGCTTGGCGCATGCCAAAGCACACGATGCCGTCAGCGATGTCTTGGCGACCATCGCGCTGGCCAAGTTGATCAAGCAACGCCAACCCAAGCTATATGACTATGCTTTTAGCCTGCGTTCCAAACATCGGGTTCGTCAGCATATCGATATAGAGGGCCGGCAACCGCATCTGCATTTTTCCGGCAAGATCCCGGCGTTGGAACATTGCATGGGCATTGAAATCCCCCTAATGATGCACCCGGAACGCAATAACGAGGTGATCGTTATCGATATCCGTAACGATCCCAGCTGGCTACTGGCCCACGACGCCCAAACGCTCAAGACCTGGCTGTACAGTAAGGCTGCTGATCTGCCCGAGGGTGCGACCCGACCGCCGTTCAAAACCGTGCACTTGAACCGCAGCCCGATGATCGCATCGATGACCCTGTTAGATGCCGTCACAGCAGAGCGGCTCGATGTCGACCTGGTCCGCATTCAGGTACATCAGGCCATAGTAGAGGCTCATCCGGAATTGCGTGCGCTGGCGCTGGCCGTCTTTACCGAACAAGACCGACGTGAGCCCCCTGCTGACCCTGAACATGCGCTCTATTCCGGCTTTATCGACGATCACGATCGCAACCTATTGAACCGAATGGCCAGTGACCGCATCCACAAAGAACGCTGGCTCGATGAAACCCATCTGCTGCACGATGATCGCTTACCACCTTTGGTCGAAAGCGCACTGGCGCGGAACTTCCCATCGGCGTTGAGCGATGCGCAGTTTGCCGGGTGGAAAAACAGCCGCCTCGGCGTGCTTGAGGATCCGGACCGAGGCCAAGCCTTAAGCATCTCGAGCGCGCTCGAGCGCGTCGCGGCAAAGCTGCTAGACTCACCGGAGCACGCCGCCTTACTCGACACCCAAGCGTATTTGCTGCAGCGCCAGAGCTATTGGTTCGGGGCCGCTCCTCTGGCGACTCATAAAGCGTCCGTTGAGGACTCGGCACCACCGGCCGAATCAGAAACGGACGCACCGGACAGCAACCTTAATGATCAAATGGACTTATTTTAG
- a CDS encoding YiiX/YebB-like N1pC/P60 family cysteine hydrolase: MLGKKPFALALFCYSLLFGLEALAESTDVQAIRIQRQGLLNLISYIDQKPDIFNRSKLLPVLLNRAEKQTVLDVWGVYLDYMATLGVLADKNELYQRQSSAEHDRRMQIHAFAMTAYYRFGLAFISRIGRDPELVKWLNLAHPDLELPAKMYQKFSNQVLSDWNTVRFDDLTSSLSVDAQSSFAAQFSADRLAVRQQSRTGLLVANSAGTVSRSLFRTWFPIQRGVAKGMGKVKVWRIGETLITPEQALSFSRDLEPGDFYLTRKEWRLTNVGIPGFWTHSAIYIGSHAEREQYFDTPEVKQWLAEQGFNSFDALLRATSEIYARHPGYDAMGEVRAIEALNAGVIFNSIETSLAADGAAIFRPLLGKLEKAKAIHNAFYYTGQPYDFDFDFDSDNAMVCSELIFKAYQAGTTQTGVDFPLYTVAGRKMLTPNEIAQWYDATVDTAEQEIELVMFIDGNEKDRVAFRSNSAAFKGSWQRPDWYLFKQSPSALIDAFTTESN, translated from the coding sequence GTGTTAGGAAAAAAACCGTTCGCGCTTGCCCTATTTTGTTATTCACTGCTGTTTGGCCTTGAGGCCCTGGCCGAATCGACCGATGTTCAGGCGATTCGAATTCAACGTCAGGGGCTGCTGAATCTGATCAGCTATATCGATCAAAAGCCTGACATATTTAATCGATCGAAACTTCTCCCGGTGCTGCTAAATCGGGCTGAGAAGCAGACCGTGCTCGATGTCTGGGGGGTTTATCTGGACTATATGGCCACCCTGGGTGTACTGGCCGACAAGAATGAGCTCTATCAGCGGCAATCTTCGGCCGAGCATGATCGGCGCATGCAAATACACGCCTTCGCCATGACGGCTTATTACCGCTTCGGCTTGGCATTTATCAGTCGCATCGGTCGGGATCCGGAACTGGTGAAATGGCTCAACCTTGCTCATCCGGATCTGGAGCTGCCCGCCAAGATGTATCAAAAATTCAGCAATCAGGTTTTGAGTGACTGGAACACTGTTCGCTTCGATGATCTCACCAGCAGTTTATCGGTCGATGCGCAGTCGTCTTTTGCCGCACAATTTTCCGCCGATCGACTGGCCGTTCGGCAGCAGAGTCGCACCGGTTTGTTGGTCGCCAACAGCGCCGGCACGGTAAGCCGTTCGCTATTTAGAACCTGGTTCCCAATCCAGCGAGGGGTCGCCAAGGGCATGGGCAAGGTCAAGGTTTGGCGTATTGGCGAGACACTGATCACGCCCGAGCAAGCCTTAAGCTTCAGCCGAGATTTAGAGCCAGGCGACTTTTATCTGACCCGCAAGGAATGGCGCCTGACCAATGTCGGCATTCCCGGCTTTTGGACCCACTCGGCAATCTATATCGGCTCGCACGCCGAACGCGAGCAATACTTTGATACGCCAGAGGTTAAGCAATGGCTCGCCGAGCAAGGTTTTAACAGTTTCGATGCGCTCTTGCGTGCGACCAGCGAGATCTATGCCCGACATCCAGGGTATGACGCCATGGGCGAGGTTCGGGCCATCGAGGCACTGAACGCGGGGGTTATCTTTAATTCCATTGAAACATCGCTGGCAGCCGACGGCGCCGCCATATTCCGCCCGTTGCTGGGCAAGCTTGAAAAAGCCAAGGCCATCCACAACGCCTTCTATTACACCGGTCAACCCTACGATTTTGATTTCGATTTCGACAGTGACAATGCCATGGTGTGCAGTGAGCTAATCTTTAAAGCCTATCAGGCGGGCACGACACAAACAGGTGTCGACTTCCCGCTTTACACCGTCGCCGGACGCAAAATGTTGACACCTAATGAAATTGCCCAATGGTATGACGCAACGGTAGACACCGCTGAACAGGAGATTGAACTGGTGATGTTTATCGACGGTAATGAAAAGGACCGCGTCGCCTTTCGGTCCAACTCGGCCGCCTTCAAGGGCTCGTGGCAGCGACCCGACTGGTATCTGTTTAAGCAATCCCCGTCCGCCCTGATCGATGCATTTACGACTGAGTCAAACTGA
- a CDS encoding enoyl-CoA hydratase: MSEIETRLNNGVLEVQFNRPEKKNAITEQMYRRLGDIFIGARSNSEVAVILITGQKSCFTAGNDLQDFLDNPPVDDESAVFRFLQTVADFPKPLVAAVNGPAIGIGTTLLLHCDLVFSGESALFQLPFVKLGLVPEFASSYLLPLRVGHAKAAEWLLTGKTFDGQEAKAAGLINGVYNDEQFFSAAVHQAQALAQLPLESLIITKRLMKQTYMAKTLQTMEEEGELFRKRLASDDFKQAVTRFLSRS, from the coding sequence ATGTCTGAAATAGAAACGCGTCTCAACAACGGTGTACTGGAAGTCCAATTTAATCGGCCTGAAAAAAAGAATGCCATTACCGAGCAGATGTACCGTCGCTTGGGCGATATCTTTATCGGTGCGCGCAGTAACTCGGAGGTCGCCGTGATTCTGATTACCGGTCAGAAGTCCTGTTTTACCGCCGGCAACGACTTACAAGACTTCCTCGATAATCCGCCGGTGGATGATGAGTCGGCGGTGTTTCGGTTTCTGCAGACCGTGGCTGACTTTCCCAAGCCGCTGGTCGCCGCGGTCAATGGCCCGGCCATTGGCATTGGCACCACCCTGTTGCTGCACTGCGACCTGGTTTTTTCCGGCGAGAGCGCGCTGTTTCAATTACCCTTCGTGAAGCTGGGTTTGGTGCCAGAATTTGCCTCGTCTTACCTGTTGCCGCTGCGCGTCGGTCATGCCAAGGCCGCGGAGTGGCTGTTAACCGGCAAGACCTTCGATGGTCAGGAAGCCAAGGCCGCCGGTCTAATCAACGGGGTTTATAATGATGAGCAGTTTTTCAGTGCCGCCGTTCATCAGGCACAGGCCTTGGCGCAATTGCCGCTGGAATCCTTGATTATCACCAAGCGCCTAATGAAGCAGACCTATATGGCGAAAACCCTGCAAACCATGGAAGAAGAAGGCGAACTGTTCCGCAAGCGGTTGGCCAGTGACGATTTCAAACAGGCGGTGACCCGGTTTTTAAGCCGAAGCTGA
- a CDS encoding fumarate hydratase, whose protein sequence is MTLIKQADIIQSVADALQYISYYHPKDFIQAMHQAYEREESPAARDAIAQILINSRMCAEGHRPICQDTGIVTVFVEVGMSVVFGDATMSLEDMINQGVREAYALPDNVLRASILADPDGARTNTKDNTPAVIHTRLVPGTTIDIQVAAKGGGSEAKAKFAMLNPSDSVVDWVLKMIPEMGAGWCPPGMIGIGIGGTAEKAMILAKESLMAPIDIQDLQAKGASNRAEELRLELFDKINKLGIGAQGLGGLTTVLDVKVLDAPTHAANKPVAIIPNCAATRHAHFTLDGSGIADLPVPTLADWPAIVWEAGPSARRVNLDTLTKAETQTWQPGETLLLSGKMYTGRDAAHKRMVDMINKGEPLPIDLTNKVIYYVGPVDPVREEAVGPAGPTTATRMDKFTDTVLEHTGLIAMVGKAERGPIGIEAIKKHKATYLMAVGGAAYLVSKAIRSAKVVAFADLGMEAIYEFVLEEMPVTVAVDCNGVSVHSTGPQEWAAKIAAKEIV, encoded by the coding sequence ATGACTCTGATAAAACAAGCCGATATAATCCAAAGTGTTGCCGATGCCTTACAGTATATATCCTATTATCATCCCAAGGATTTTATTCAGGCCATGCACCAGGCCTACGAACGTGAAGAATCCCCTGCCGCACGGGATGCCATTGCCCAAATACTAATCAACAGTCGAATGTGTGCCGAAGGCCACCGGCCAATTTGCCAAGATACTGGCATTGTGACAGTCTTTGTTGAGGTCGGCATGAGTGTGGTCTTTGGCGATGCGACCATGAGCCTCGAAGACATGATCAATCAAGGCGTGCGCGAGGCCTATGCCCTGCCCGACAATGTCCTGCGTGCCTCGATCTTGGCCGACCCGGACGGTGCTCGAACCAACACCAAAGACAATACCCCCGCGGTCATCCATACCCGCTTAGTGCCCGGCACTACCATCGATATTCAGGTCGCGGCCAAGGGCGGCGGCAGTGAGGCCAAGGCTAAATTTGCCATGCTGAATCCATCCGACTCGGTGGTCGACTGGGTCCTGAAGATGATCCCAGAAATGGGGGCCGGCTGGTGCCCGCCGGGCATGATCGGTATCGGCATTGGCGGTACCGCTGAAAAGGCCATGATACTGGCCAAAGAAAGTCTGATGGCGCCAATCGATATTCAAGATTTACAGGCCAAGGGGGCGAGTAATAGGGCCGAGGAACTGCGCCTGGAGTTGTTTGATAAGATTAACAAGTTGGGCATCGGTGCCCAGGGTTTAGGCGGCCTGACTACAGTATTGGATGTTAAGGTACTGGATGCGCCCACCCACGCGGCCAATAAGCCGGTTGCGATCATCCCCAACTGTGCCGCCACGCGCCACGCTCATTTCACGCTCGACGGCAGCGGCATCGCCGATTTGCCCGTGCCAACACTCGCCGACTGGCCGGCCATCGTTTGGGAAGCCGGTCCATCGGCACGCCGAGTCAACCTCGACACCCTGACCAAGGCCGAGACGCAAACCTGGCAGCCTGGTGAAACCCTGCTCTTATCGGGCAAGATGTATACCGGTCGCGATGCCGCGCACAAACGCATGGTCGATATGATCAACAAAGGCGAACCGCTGCCAATCGACCTGACCAACAAGGTGATTTATTACGTCGGCCCGGTGGATCCGGTGCGCGAAGAGGCGGTCGGTCCCGCCGGCCCAACGACGGCGACCCGCATGGACAAGTTCACCGATACGGTACTGGAGCATACCGGCCTAATTGCAATGGTCGGCAAGGCTGAACGCGGACCGATCGGCATCGAGGCGATCAAGAAGCATAAGGCGACCTATCTGATGGCCGTTGGCGGTGCCGCCTATCTAGTCTCGAAGGCAATCCGCAGCGCCAAGGTGGTGGCCTTTGCCGATTTGGGCATGGAAGCGATCTACGAATTTGTGCTCGAAGAAATGCCGGTCACCGTTGCAGTGGACTGCAATGGCGTATCGGTACACAGCACCGGGCCACAGGAATGGGCCGCAAAGATTGCGGCAAAAGAAATCGTTTAG
- a CDS encoding YbjN domain-containing protein — MKALSRDQVQSWIEACSLEAYVCSDCEGIHLPVWEGRPGVLEARCFVESDRCSVLTEIAIRPSAVLPLQGAVHFMNYDFSLLKVMISMDDEDVPRMLLTLAIPLKHLSAPMFKDWLDMLLTEMDAIYDQLTDMDVLMVHNELDDPVEDFDDRLH; from the coding sequence ATGAAAGCCTTATCGCGTGATCAAGTACAAAGCTGGATAGAGGCTTGCTCATTGGAAGCCTACGTCTGTTCAGACTGTGAAGGGATACATTTGCCGGTGTGGGAAGGTCGGCCGGGAGTGCTCGAAGCGCGTTGTTTCGTCGAGTCCGATCGCTGCTCGGTGCTGACCGAGATTGCCATTCGACCGTCAGCGGTGTTACCACTGCAAGGCGCCGTGCATTTTATGAATTATGACTTCAGTCTGCTGAAGGTGATGATTTCCATGGATGATGAGGACGTGCCGCGCATGCTGCTGACTCTAGCGATACCGCTGAAGCATCTGAGCGCGCCGATGTTTAAGGATTGGCTGGATATGTTGTTGACCGAAATGGATGCCATCTACGATCAATTAACCGATATGGACGTCCTAATGGTGCACAACGAGCTGGATGATCCTGTCGAAGATTTCGACGACAGGCTGCACTAG
- a CDS encoding amino acid aminotransferase has product MFEQIQAPSADPILSLISEFKNDARTDKIDLGIGVYRNDKGITPIMAAVAQAEQTLLKTESTKAYQGLVGDENFNLAIQSLLLGGTSAMARASTLQTPGASGALRNLADLLAFARPNATVWISNPSYINHRPIMLRAGLAVQEYAYLNPVTKAVDETAMLAQVAQLGPDDVLLLHGCCHNPSGADLSLAAWQRIAELAQQRGFLPFVDIAYQGLGDGLEADAQGLRLLANAVPELMISTSCSKNFGLYRERTGAAILVGEDASHAHNGRAKMCELARGSYSMPPSHGAAIVSTILADDQLNGLWRAELDTMNLRINGLRSALVEGFRIATQGEDYDYFGHHKGMFSLTGLSDAKIARLKADYGIYIVSGGRVNIAGLQLNEVDALVAAVVAVNR; this is encoded by the coding sequence ATGTTTGAACAGATTCAGGCCCCCTCGGCCGACCCGATTTTATCGTTAATCAGCGAATTTAAGAATGATGCACGGACCGATAAAATTGATCTGGGCATCGGTGTCTATCGCAACGATAAGGGCATCACACCGATCATGGCTGCCGTGGCACAGGCCGAACAGACTCTGCTGAAAACGGAATCCACCAAGGCCTATCAAGGATTGGTCGGCGATGAAAACTTTAACCTGGCCATCCAGTCTCTGCTCTTGGGTGGCACTTCGGCGATGGCCCGCGCCAGCACCCTGCAAACGCCGGGTGCCAGCGGTGCCTTGCGCAATCTGGCCGATCTGCTCGCCTTTGCACGGCCCAATGCCACCGTCTGGATCAGCAACCCCAGCTACATCAATCATCGCCCTATTATGCTTCGTGCCGGTTTGGCCGTGCAGGAATACGCTTATCTGAACCCGGTGACCAAGGCAGTGGATGAAACCGCGATGCTGGCCCAAGTGGCCCAATTGGGACCCGACGATGTCCTGCTGTTACACGGCTGCTGCCATAATCCAAGTGGCGCCGATCTGAGCCTAGCGGCTTGGCAGCGGATCGCCGAGTTGGCTCAGCAACGCGGTTTTCTACCCTTTGTCGATATTGCCTATCAGGGTTTGGGCGACGGCCTCGAAGCTGATGCCCAGGGCCTGCGGCTATTGGCCAACGCCGTGCCAGAGCTGATGATCTCTACCTCCTGCTCGAAAAACTTTGGCCTCTATCGGGAACGCACCGGTGCTGCCATCCTGGTCGGCGAGGATGCCAGCCATGCGCATAATGGCCGCGCGAAGATGTGTGAATTGGCGCGCGGCAGCTATTCGATGCCGCCCTCGCATGGCGCTGCGATCGTCAGTACCATTTTGGCCGATGATCAACTCAATGGCCTCTGGCGGGCCGAACTCGACACCATGAACCTGCGCATCAACGGCTTACGTTCGGCTCTGGTCGAGGGTTTCCGCATTGCCACCCAAGGCGAAGACTATGACTACTTTGGTCACCACAAGGGCATGTTCAGCCTGACCGGGCTCAGTGATGCCAAGATCGCTCGCCTCAAGGCGGACTACGGCATCTATATCGTTAGCGGTGGCCGCGTCAATATTGCTGGCCTGCAGCTCAACGAGGTTGATGCGTTGGTCGCGGCCGTTGTCGCGGTCAATCGTTAG
- a CDS encoding VanZ family protein, translating into MLRLLRPGHLLVILVLAVTPLFFIGGPSAVALPFIRYGWNLGHIGFFFLATGLYCSFRPITRWPQVALVLASIFILSLLLELIQHQVGRDFSSRDMLRNLVGATLALFWRARAHLHPSLISFAILLLLLDLSGFAWTAQQDLRRQNRAPLIENFEQGDSLAHWHGMTEISPDRVSEGRFAGQARLKAGHFSGVSLAPTLADWRGYQQLQLQAHNPSSRVQVLTVRINDRAHELSAQLYSDRYNQSFELTPGWNHIRVPLAAVQSAPAGRAMAMDGIYRLGLFFAQLDAPLLLTLDDIRLTSD; encoded by the coding sequence TTGCTTAGGCTGCTGCGCCCGGGTCACCTCTTGGTGATTCTGGTGCTGGCGGTGACGCCACTGTTTTTTATCGGTGGGCCGAGCGCCGTTGCCTTGCCTTTTATCCGCTATGGCTGGAATCTCGGCCATATAGGCTTCTTTTTCCTGGCCACCGGCCTCTATTGCTCATTCCGGCCCATCACCCGTTGGCCACAGGTCGCCCTGGTCCTGGCGAGCATCTTCATTCTGAGTTTGCTGCTTGAGCTAATTCAACATCAGGTCGGGCGGGATTTCAGTAGTCGGGATATGCTGCGCAACCTGGTTGGTGCCACTCTGGCACTGTTTTGGCGCGCGCGAGCGCACCTACATCCTAGCCTGATCAGTTTTGCGATCCTACTACTGCTGCTCGATCTGAGTGGCTTCGCCTGGACGGCACAGCAGGATCTGCGGCGGCAAAACCGAGCGCCTCTTATTGAGAATTTCGAACAGGGAGACTCACTGGCCCATTGGCATGGGATGACTGAAATCAGTCCCGATCGAGTGTCGGAAGGTCGCTTCGCCGGCCAGGCGCGACTCAAGGCTGGCCATTTTTCAGGCGTAAGCCTCGCGCCAACGTTGGCCGACTGGCGCGGTTACCAGCAGTTGCAACTGCAGGCACACAATCCCAGCAGCAGGGTGCAGGTGTTGACCGTTCGCATCAATGACCGAGCCCATGAATTGTCGGCTCAACTGTATTCGGATCGCTATAATCAGAGCTTCGAACTGACGCCGGGCTGGAACCACATTAGGGTGCCCTTGGCGGCGGTCCAATCGGCGCCGGCTGGGCGTGCGATGGCGATGGACGGTATATATCGCCTGGGTCTGTTTTTTGCCCAACTCGACGCGCCGCTGCTGTTAACCTTGGATGATATCCGCCTAACTTCAGACTAA